From Butyricimonas paravirosa, one genomic window encodes:
- a CDS encoding nucleoside recognition domain-containing protein: MSNYSARVWECVKKALPVAIKTSVWFLKIMLPVSLFVTLLSYFNILPYISSFASPLFTLIGLPGDAALVFVTSIFTNIYTVIALLSTLDFSVRESLIMATMCLISHNFVVETIVLQKTGSSAVWMVILRVLGSFVAAIGLNWLLPEMSGKMMAETAVSLGFWETMLHWLESSVMLGLKIVLVISGLMILQRLLEEFGILKILSAMLSPLMRLFGLNPDVAFLWLVGNTVGLAYGSAIMMDYAKMGKLGHQEADLLNHHLAISHSQLEDPLLFAVMGLPAGWLIFPRVVLAVIVVWIRRGIYLLQVRVHSPVKVENISL, from the coding sequence ATGTCAAATTACAGTGCGAGGGTTTGGGAATGTGTGAAAAAGGCCTTACCCGTGGCGATAAAGACGTCAGTATGGTTTTTGAAAATCATGTTGCCGGTATCTTTGTTCGTGACCTTGCTGTCATACTTTAATATTCTGCCTTATATTTCTTCATTCGCATCCCCTTTGTTTACCTTGATCGGTTTGCCGGGAGATGCAGCCTTAGTGTTCGTTACCAGTATATTTACGAATATATATACCGTAATCGCCTTGCTTTCCACGCTTGATTTTTCCGTGCGGGAAAGTTTGATCATGGCGACGATGTGTTTGATTTCCCATAACTTTGTCGTGGAAACTATCGTGTTACAGAAGACCGGTTCGTCTGCGGTGTGGATGGTGATCTTGCGAGTCTTGGGAAGTTTCGTTGCGGCAATTGGTTTGAATTGGTTGCTGCCGGAAATGAGCGGGAAGATGATGGCGGAAACGGCGGTTTCTCTCGGTTTCTGGGAGACGATGTTACATTGGCTGGAGAGTAGTGTGATGCTGGGGCTGAAAATCGTACTGGTGATTTCGGGGTTGATGATACTGCAACGGTTGTTGGAAGAGTTCGGCATTTTGAAAATATTGTCTGCCATGTTATCCCCGTTAATGCGTTTGTTCGGGCTGAATCCGGATGTGGCTTTTCTGTGGTTGGTGGGGAACACGGTCGGATTGGCTTACGGTTCCGCGATCATGATGGATTATGCCAAGATGGGAAAACTGGGACATCAGGAGGCAGATTTGCTGAATCATCATCTGGCGATTTCTCATTCGCAACTGGAGGATCCGCTGTTGTTTGCCGTGATGGGATTACCTGCGGGATGGTTGATATTTCCCCGTGTCGTGTTAGCCGTGATTGTTGTGTGGATTCGTCGGGGCATTTATTTATTACAGGTGCGTGTACACTCACCGGTAAAAGTTGAAAATATTAGTTTATAA
- a CDS encoding putative transporter: protein MSWLSELFFGQGVAHSVLMFAIVIALGIVLGKVKIWGVSLGITWILFVGIICSHFGMRVDGHTLHFMKEFGLILFVYSVGLQVGPGFFSSFRKGGLTLNMLATGIVLLGVVTTYVIHVVTGLPITTMVGILSGAVTNTPGLGAAQQAYSDMAGVNDPTIALGYAVAYPLGVIGIIGSILLMRVIFRVKFEKENEDLERQDGDRANGAQQFSVRVTNPALFGKDLMEITRLINRKFVFSRVCHEDDRIEIGSSETCLREGDKLLVVAALQDIDAITAFLGERVEVAWEQLDKQLVSRRIVITKGEVNGKMLGEMRLRNCFGVNVTRVNRAGVDLVAKPNLQLQIGDRLTIVGPEAAVTNVAKVLGNSLRRLREPNLVSIFLGIFLGILLGSIPFTFPGIPQPVKLGLAGGPLIISILISRFGPQYGLVTYTTMSANLMLREVGIALFLASVGLGAGDGFVETIIDGGGYAWIGYGFIITVVPLIIIGIIARTIYKVNYFTLMGLMAGSMTDPPALAYSNGIVGNDAPAVSYATVYPLTMFLRVLTAQMLVLFFV, encoded by the coding sequence ATGTCTTGGTTAAGTGAGCTGTTTTTTGGACAGGGGGTTGCTCATTCGGTGTTAATGTTCGCAATCGTTATCGCTTTGGGGATCGTGCTTGGGAAAGTGAAAATTTGGGGAGTTTCGTTAGGAATAACCTGGATTCTTTTTGTTGGGATTATTTGCAGTCATTTCGGGATGCGGGTAGATGGGCATACGTTGCATTTCATGAAAGAATTCGGCTTGATCCTGTTCGTGTATTCCGTGGGATTACAGGTTGGTCCCGGTTTTTTCTCCTCTTTTAGGAAGGGTGGTTTAACTTTGAATATGCTGGCCACGGGAATCGTGTTGTTGGGGGTGGTTACCACGTATGTTATCCATGTTGTTACCGGGTTACCGATCACAACGATGGTCGGTATTCTTTCCGGGGCCGTGACTAATACGCCGGGATTGGGTGCCGCTCAACAAGCCTATTCGGATATGGCGGGAGTGAATGATCCCACGATTGCTTTGGGGTATGCGGTGGCTTATCCGTTGGGCGTGATCGGGATTATCGGGTCGATCTTGTTGATGCGGGTGATCTTCCGGGTGAAGTTCGAAAAGGAGAACGAGGATTTGGAACGGCAGGACGGGGATCGGGCCAACGGGGCTCAACAGTTTTCCGTGCGGGTAACGAATCCGGCTTTGTTTGGTAAGGATTTGATGGAAATTACCCGTTTGATAAACCGAAAGTTCGTGTTTTCGCGGGTTTGCCACGAGGATGACCGGATTGAAATAGGTTCTTCCGAGACTTGCTTGCGCGAGGGGGATAAATTACTTGTCGTGGCTGCCTTACAAGATATTGATGCGATCACTGCTTTTCTCGGGGAACGGGTTGAAGTTGCTTGGGAACAGTTGGATAAGCAACTGGTGTCTCGTCGAATCGTGATCACCAAAGGAGAGGTGAACGGGAAAATGTTAGGAGAGATGCGGTTGCGGAATTGTTTCGGGGTTAACGTGACCCGGGTGAATCGAGCCGGGGTGGATTTGGTGGCTAAACCGAATTTGCAGTTACAGATCGGGGATCGCTTGACGATTGTCGGTCCGGAAGCTGCCGTTACGAATGTGGCAAAGGTGTTGGGTAACTCTTTACGTCGTTTGCGTGAACCGAATCTGGTATCCATATTTTTGGGTATATTCTTAGGAATTTTGCTGGGGAGTATTCCATTTACTTTCCCCGGTATTCCTCAGCCGGTAAAGCTGGGATTAGCGGGAGGTCCGTTGATTATTTCTATCTTGATCAGTCGTTTCGGTCCTCAATACGGTTTGGTGACTTACACGACTATGAGTGCCAATCTGATGTTGCGGGAAGTGGGGATTGCCTTGTTCCTTGCGAGTGTCGGGTTGGGTGCAGGCGATGGGTTTGTGGAGACCATTATTGATGGAGGTGGTTATGCCTGGATTGGTTACGGTTTTATTATTACCGTGGTTCCTTTGATTATTATCGGGATAATTGCCCGCACCATATATAAAGTGAATTATTTCACGTTGATGGGGTTAATGGCCGGAAGTATGACCGACCCGCCAGCATTGGCTTACTCCAATGGAATCGTGGGAAATGATGCTCCTGCCGTGAGTTACGCCACGGTGTACCCGCTCACGATGTTCTTGCGGGTACTGACGGCACAGATGCTGGTTTTATTTTTTGTTTAG
- a CDS encoding Crp/Fnr family transcriptional regulator codes for MTFSDILQQQYKLSSDSILLLLKDAITISFNKKDPIVQEGQRNDYIYFVEKGSVRGFIEREGKEFTLLFAFEGDMAATMPDLSQTPTAKFTLETLESSTLVKISRSHLEYLFLHSLELANWGRKLMEKTMQEYEHYFIEYYWADKGHQYQMLIKEFPQLLQRVSLKEIASYLNITPQSLSRIRAHLK; via the coding sequence ATGACATTTTCAGATATACTCCAACAACAATATAAACTATCCTCGGATAGTATCCTCCTTCTCCTTAAAGATGCAATAACCATCTCTTTCAACAAAAAAGACCCCATCGTGCAGGAAGGGCAACGCAATGACTATATTTATTTCGTGGAAAAAGGTTCTGTCCGTGGATTTATCGAACGGGAAGGTAAGGAGTTTACCCTATTGTTTGCATTCGAGGGAGATATGGCCGCCACCATGCCAGACCTGTCACAAACACCGACAGCTAAATTCACACTAGAAACCCTCGAATCTTCCACGCTCGTGAAAATCTCCCGTTCTCACTTGGAATACCTCTTCCTTCATTCCCTGGAATTGGCAAACTGGGGACGCAAACTGATGGAAAAGACCATGCAGGAGTACGAACATTATTTTATCGAGTACTACTGGGCCGATAAAGGCCACCAGTATCAAATGCTAATAAAAGAATTTCCACAACTTTTACAACGAGTTTCGTTAAAAGAAATCGCCTCATACCTAAACATCACGCCTCAATCATTAAGCCGGATTCGGGCTCATTTGAAATAA
- the mnmA gene encoding tRNA 2-thiouridine(34) synthase MnmA, producing the protein MEKVVVGLSGGVDSFVTALLLQQQGFEVIGVHLQLWESRAGSSQEPEVEELCKQTGIKLYRLNGRQLFQEQVVQPFIQGYLSGITPNPCATCNSFVKWNLLRDLANELKVHHVATGHYIRIHPFANHYYVHKGVDPNKDQSYFLWGVPEEILCRAITPLGDYTKTQVKEMAKEHGFIHLAEKQESMSICFLEKGDYRDFIARQPGTDSCFTPGRIVDEFGNHVGEHTGIVNYTVGQKRGIPPNEQFPQYVSRLSPSTNQIVVGDKASLHRRTFTLGQVHFINPEEIHSQDIEVKVRGIGLNPEGFVQLSFQPDRTLHVQLSSPAWAIAPGQPAVFYREDRVIGGGIVL; encoded by the coding sequence ATGGAAAAAGTTGTAGTTGGTCTCAGCGGAGGCGTGGATAGTTTCGTTACGGCACTCCTGTTACAACAACAGGGTTTTGAAGTTATTGGTGTCCACCTGCAATTATGGGAATCACGGGCCGGCTCCTCGCAAGAACCGGAAGTCGAGGAATTGTGTAAACAAACGGGCATCAAACTCTACCGGTTAAATGGTAGACAACTTTTCCAAGAACAGGTGGTCCAACCCTTCATCCAAGGTTACCTTTCGGGAATTACCCCCAACCCGTGCGCCACGTGTAACAGCTTTGTCAAATGGAATCTACTTCGAGACTTGGCAAACGAACTAAAAGTACACCATGTCGCCACGGGACACTACATTCGGATTCACCCTTTCGCGAACCATTATTACGTCCATAAAGGAGTTGACCCGAATAAAGACCAATCGTACTTCTTATGGGGCGTACCGGAAGAGATTCTATGCCGGGCCATCACCCCATTAGGAGATTACACGAAAACACAGGTAAAGGAAATGGCCAAAGAACACGGGTTTATCCACTTGGCTGAAAAACAGGAAAGCATGAGTATCTGTTTTCTTGAGAAAGGAGACTACCGGGATTTCATCGCCCGCCAGCCGGGGACAGACTCTTGTTTCACACCCGGCCGGATCGTGGATGAATTCGGAAATCACGTGGGAGAACATACCGGAATCGTGAATTACACCGTGGGACAAAAGAGAGGAATCCCACCCAATGAACAATTCCCACAATATGTTTCACGCCTATCCCCGTCCACGAACCAAATCGTCGTGGGAGATAAGGCAAGCCTACACCGAAGGACCTTTACTCTCGGGCAAGTTCATTTTATTAATCCCGAAGAAATTCATTCACAAGACATAGAAGTTAAAGTACGGGGTATCGGGCTGAACCCGGAAGGATTCGTACAACTATCTTTCCAACCCGATCGGACATTACACGTACAACTCTCCTCTCCCGCATGGGCTATTGCCCCCGGACAACCGGCTGTCTTTTATCGGGAAGACCGGGTAATCGGTGGCGGGATCGTCCTATAA
- a CDS encoding IS256 family transposase, which produces MEFTHEQISEIISEITNGELGLQGLVKQGLESLMLSERDLHNETRGDVSNGFRGRRVCHGGKVFELRVPRSRNNHFYPMLLGVLKDQEEEAQKLVSSLYCSGLTTEQVGKIYEQFYGKHYSKSQVSRLLNTAREDVNAWLGRELDNRYPIIYIDATYVLTRRDDSVSNEAYYTVLGVKEDRTREVLAVVNFPTESATNWKDVFEDLKERGVAVIDLLVCDGLPGIENVLAETFPKADLQLCTVHLKRNIAGKVKPRDKKQVMEELKQVCAPDQWEISPEKAFEKFKEFIARWQKSYPVLKRYCHDRYRFYFTYFKYEREIRGMIYTTNWIERLNRDYKRVINMRGAMPNPQAVILLMGTVAQNADIYKYPIYNFLESRLFY; this is translated from the coding sequence ATGGAATTTACACATGAACAAATCTCGGAAATAATTTCCGAAATCACAAACGGTGAACTAGGTTTACAAGGCTTGGTTAAACAAGGTTTAGAGAGTTTAATGTTATCGGAACGTGATCTTCATAACGAGACACGTGGTGACGTGAGTAACGGTTTTCGTGGTCGTCGAGTATGTCATGGCGGTAAGGTCTTCGAACTTCGGGTCCCGCGTAGTCGTAACAACCATTTTTACCCGATGTTACTGGGGGTGCTAAAAGACCAGGAAGAAGAGGCTCAAAAGCTAGTGAGTAGCCTTTATTGCAGCGGTTTAACCACGGAACAGGTGGGTAAAATTTACGAGCAATTTTACGGCAAACATTACAGTAAAAGCCAGGTTAGCCGCTTGTTGAACACGGCCCGCGAGGATGTAAATGCCTGGCTAGGTCGTGAACTGGATAATCGTTACCCGATAATTTACATCGATGCCACCTATGTCCTCACCCGTCGTGATGATTCCGTTTCCAACGAGGCTTACTACACGGTTTTGGGGGTGAAAGAAGACCGAACCCGCGAGGTGCTGGCCGTGGTGAATTTCCCCACGGAAAGTGCCACGAACTGGAAGGACGTGTTTGAAGACCTCAAGGAAAGAGGCGTGGCCGTGATTGATCTCCTGGTGTGTGATGGATTGCCCGGTATTGAAAACGTGCTGGCAGAAACCTTTCCAAAAGCAGATTTACAATTATGTACCGTGCACCTGAAGAGGAATATAGCTGGGAAAGTCAAGCCCAGGGACAAGAAACAGGTCATGGAAGAACTCAAGCAGGTTTGCGCTCCCGACCAGTGGGAGATCTCCCCGGAAAAGGCTTTCGAAAAATTTAAAGAGTTTATTGCCAGGTGGCAGAAAAGTTATCCCGTTTTGAAAAGATATTGCCACGACAGGTACAGGTTCTATTTCACCTACTTCAAGTACGAGAGGGAAATCAGGGGGATGATTTACACCACAAACTGGATCGAAAGGCTGAACAGGGATTACAAGAGGGTCATCAACATGAGGGGCGCCATGCCAAACCCCCAAGCCGTTATTCTCCTAATGGGAACGGTAGCCCAAAATGCAGATATTTATAAATATCCTATTTATAATTTTTTAGAATCAAGATTATTTTATTGA
- a CDS encoding RNA recognition motif domain-containing protein codes for MNIFVAKLSSTTTSEDLQALFSEHGSVSSAKVIMDKETGNSKCFGFVEMEDETEGFNAINALNETEFQGRKIVVKKARPREEGGDDRGQRFPRERRFNSNR; via the coding sequence GTGAATATTTTTGTTGCAAAGTTAAGTTCCACGACCACAAGTGAGGACTTACAAGCTCTTTTCTCAGAGCATGGTTCTGTTTCTTCAGCCAAAGTTATTATGGACAAAGAAACTGGTAACTCTAAATGTTTTGGTTTTGTTGAGATGGAAGATGAAACGGAAGGTTTCAACGCGATCAATGCCTTAAACGAAACTGAATTCCAAGGAAGAAAAATCGTTGTGAAAAAGGCTAGACCCAGAGAAGAAGGTGGCGACGACAGAGGTCAAAGATTCCCAAGAGAAAGAAGATTTAATTCGAATCGTTAA
- the thiL gene encoding thiamine-phosphate kinase has protein sequence MSENKPLTKLSTLGEFGLIRHLTQDIKLKNESSLKGVGDDAAVLDYKDKKVLVSTDMLIEGVHFDLAYAPLKHLGYKAVATNASDIYAMNGTPRQITVSLAVSNRFSLEAVDELYEGIYLACDHYGIDLVGGDTTSSQTGMCISITVIGEADEEDIVYRNTARENDLICVSGNLGAAYMGLQLLEREKVVFKENPNAQPDFSGYEYILERQLKPEARMDIIQLLKEKGIKPTAMMDVSDGLSSEVLHICHDSGLGCNIYEEKIPIDYQTFKMAEELNMNATVCALSGGEDYELLFTAPLDAYDKLITMEEISIIGHTCAKSEGYNLITKDGNSFELKAQGWVNFNPSEEK, from the coding sequence ATGAGTGAAAACAAACCATTGACGAAACTATCCACGTTAGGGGAATTCGGCTTGATCCGCCACCTGACACAAGATATAAAATTAAAAAACGAATCTTCATTGAAAGGAGTCGGCGACGATGCGGCCGTACTCGATTACAAGGACAAAAAAGTACTGGTCAGCACGGATATGCTGATCGAAGGAGTACATTTCGATCTGGCCTATGCCCCGTTGAAACATCTAGGGTACAAGGCTGTAGCGACAAACGCCAGCGACATATACGCCATGAACGGGACTCCCCGGCAGATCACGGTTTCCCTTGCTGTTTCCAATCGTTTCTCTTTGGAAGCGGTCGATGAATTGTACGAGGGCATTTATCTTGCCTGCGACCACTACGGGATTGATCTCGTGGGCGGTGACACGACCTCTTCCCAAACGGGAATGTGTATCAGTATCACGGTGATCGGAGAGGCTGACGAGGAAGATATTGTTTATCGCAATACCGCACGGGAAAATGACCTGATTTGTGTCAGTGGGAATTTGGGTGCCGCTTACATGGGACTTCAGTTGTTGGAGAGAGAAAAAGTCGTGTTCAAGGAAAATCCCAATGCCCAACCGGACTTCTCGGGGTATGAATATATCCTCGAACGCCAGCTAAAACCGGAAGCCAGAATGGATATCATCCAATTACTCAAGGAAAAAGGCATTAAGCCGACTGCCATGATGGACGTTTCCGATGGTCTTTCATCCGAAGTTTTGCACATCTGCCATGATTCCGGCCTAGGTTGCAACATCTACGAGGAAAAGATTCCAATTGATTACCAGACTTTCAAAATGGCCGAGGAGCTTAACATGAATGCCACGGTATGCGCTCTTTCCGGGGGAGAGGATTATGAACTCTTGTTCACCGCACCACTGGATGCCTACGATAAACTGATTACCATGGAAGAGATCAGTATCATCGGACATACTTGTGCCAAAAGCGAAGGTTATAATTTAATCACGAAGGACGGTAATTCATTCGAGCTGAAAGCCCAAGGCTGGGTAAACTTTAACCCGTCCGAAGAAAAATAA
- the sufB gene encoding Fe-S cluster assembly protein SufB, whose protein sequence is MAKEQDDILNEVTEGEYKYGFVSDVETEMIGKGLNESVIRLISQKKEEPEWLLEFRLKAYRHWLTMKMPTWAKLEIPPIDYQDIVYYAAPKQEVKKSWDEVDPELKATFDKLGIPLDEQKALSGVAVDAVMDSVSVKTTFKETLAERGVIFCSFSEAVKNHPDLVKRYLGSVVPYADNFFAALNSAVFSDGSFVYIPKGVRCPMELSTYFRINAANTGQFERTLIVAEEESFVSYLEGCTAPQRDENQLHAAIVEIVVEKNAEVKYSTVQNWYPGDKNGKGGIYNFVTKRGICKGENAKLIWAQVETGSAVTWKYPSTILKGDGSVSEFYSVAVTNNYQQADTGTKMIHIGNNTRSRIVSKGISAGYSSNSYRGRVKVVKNCKNARNFSQCDSLLLGDKCGAHTFPYLEVANPTAQVEHEATTSKIGEDQIFYCNQRGISTEDAIGLIIKGYAGDVINKMPMEFAVEAQKLLQISLAGSVG, encoded by the coding sequence ATGGCTAAAGAACAAGACGATATATTGAATGAAGTAACTGAGGGTGAGTATAAATACGGTTTTGTTTCTGACGTGGAAACCGAGATGATCGGGAAGGGATTGAATGAATCGGTGATCCGCTTGATTTCACAGAAGAAGGAAGAGCCGGAATGGCTCTTGGAATTCCGCTTGAAGGCTTACCGTCACTGGCTTACGATGAAAATGCCCACGTGGGCGAAATTGGAGATTCCTCCGATTGATTATCAGGACATCGTGTACTACGCAGCCCCGAAACAGGAGGTAAAGAAATCGTGGGATGAGGTCGATCCCGAGTTGAAAGCGACGTTTGACAAATTGGGTATTCCTTTGGACGAACAAAAAGCGTTATCCGGGGTGGCAGTGGATGCCGTGATGGATAGCGTGTCCGTGAAGACCACGTTCAAGGAGACGCTGGCAGAACGGGGAGTGATCTTTTGCTCGTTCTCCGAGGCCGTGAAGAATCACCCGGATTTAGTGAAACGTTATCTGGGTTCGGTTGTCCCCTATGCTGACAATTTCTTTGCCGCATTAAATTCGGCCGTGTTTAGTGACGGATCGTTTGTTTACATCCCGAAAGGGGTTCGTTGCCCGATGGAGTTGTCCACTTATTTCCGGATCAACGCGGCAAATACTGGACAGTTTGAACGTACTTTGATCGTGGCAGAAGAGGAGAGTTTCGTGAGCTACTTGGAAGGATGTACTGCACCGCAACGGGACGAGAATCAGTTACATGCTGCCATCGTGGAGATCGTGGTGGAAAAGAATGCGGAAGTGAAATACAGTACCGTGCAAAATTGGTACCCTGGAGATAAGAACGGGAAAGGTGGTATCTATAATTTCGTGACCAAACGGGGCATCTGCAAAGGGGAGAATGCCAAATTGATATGGGCTCAGGTGGAGACCGGATCAGCGGTTACATGGAAATACCCGAGTACGATATTGAAGGGAGACGGATCTGTCAGCGAGTTTTACTCCGTGGCCGTGACTAACAATTACCAACAGGCAGACACGGGAACCAAGATGATCCATATCGGAAATAACACTCGTAGCCGGATCGTATCGAAAGGTATTTCGGCGGGATATAGTTCCAACTCTTACCGGGGCCGGGTGAAGGTGGTGAAAAATTGTAAGAATGCCCGGAATTTTTCACAATGCGATTCTTTGTTATTGGGAGATAAATGCGGGGCTCATACGTTCCCTTATTTGGAAGTGGCGAATCCCACGGCACAGGTGGAACACGAGGCTACAACCTCCAAGATTGGGGAAGACCAGATATTCTATTGTAACCAGCGAGGAATTTCAACAGAAGATGCCATTGGTTTGATCATCAAAGGATATGCCGGAGACGTGATCAATAAAATGCCGATGGAATTTGCTGTCGAGGCACAAAAGCTGTTGCAAATCAGTTTGGCGGGAAGCGTGGGATAG
- the sufC gene encoding Fe-S cluster assembly ATPase SufC — MGLLKIKNLHAAIDGKEILKGIDLEVNAGEVHAIMGPNGAGKSTLSAVLTGRECFEVTEGEVWFNGKNLLELPAEDRAREGIFLSFQYPVEIPGVSTVNFLKTAVNEQRKYKGLPPYPASEFLKMIREKMEMVNIDSRLLNRSLNEGFSGGEKKKNEIFQMAVLEPKLAILDETDSGLDIDALRIVASGVNKLKRPDNSTIVITHYQRLLDYIVPDVVHVLYDGRIVKTAGKELVLELEKYGYDWIKQEVESGK; from the coding sequence ATGGGTTTACTAAAGATAAAAAACTTACATGCCGCGATAGACGGAAAAGAAATATTGAAAGGGATTGATTTGGAGGTGAATGCCGGGGAGGTTCACGCGATTATGGGACCGAACGGGGCAGGGAAGAGTACTTTGTCGGCCGTGCTTACGGGACGGGAGTGTTTCGAGGTGACGGAAGGGGAAGTTTGGTTTAACGGGAAGAATCTGTTGGAACTTCCGGCAGAAGACCGGGCAAGGGAAGGGATATTCCTAAGTTTCCAGTACCCGGTAGAGATTCCGGGTGTGAGTACCGTTAATTTCTTGAAGACCGCGGTAAACGAGCAACGTAAGTATAAGGGATTACCTCCTTACCCGGCAAGCGAGTTTCTGAAAATGATCCGGGAGAAAATGGAGATGGTGAACATTGACAGTCGTTTGTTGAACCGTTCACTGAATGAAGGTTTTTCCGGCGGGGAGAAGAAAAAGAACGAAATATTCCAGATGGCGGTGTTGGAACCGAAACTGGCTATTCTGGACGAAACGGATTCCGGTTTGGACATTGATGCGTTACGTATTGTTGCTAGCGGGGTGAACAAGCTGAAACGACCGGATAACTCTACTATCGTGATCACTCACTACCAGCGTTTGTTGGATTACATCGTGCCGGATGTTGTACACGTGTTGTATGACGGCCGTATCGTGAAGACGGCTGGAAAAGAGTTGGTCTTGGAGTTAGAGAAGTATGGTTATGATTGGATTAAACAGGAAGTTGAGTCCGGTAAGTAA
- the sufD gene encoding Fe-S cluster assembly protein SufD, giving the protein MERLEKINNDFATLFREGQRLLQEGCGDVMNRHREEAFQRFEALGGIPYKTEDYLYADTLPVFDRDYRVVLKYIKQEVEVGEIFKCHVPNLDTNLILTINGWFVQENVVPEIPEGVVICSMAEASVKYKELFERHYNQYTKPADADGLVALNTAFAQDGVFVYVPDRVVMERPLQIVNLMRANADLMSFQRNMVILGRDAKATILVCDHTLSDDSFLSNNTTEVVVGENAAFEYYHVQNQHIEASQINSVFVSQKRNSRYDANVITLYGGFIRNNLFAALTEEGCESNLYGMYLSDKKQQVDNFTFIDHIAPHCTSNQHFKGVLDDAALANFAGRIVVRPDAQKTEAYQANNNLLLTDTAQVNTKPQLVIDADDVKCSHGATVGQIDEEAMFYLRSRGIGEAEARMMMMFGFAHEIVGRVKLEPLREEIDSLVDKRLRGELTKCHNCVMHCKK; this is encoded by the coding sequence ATGGAAAGATTAGAAAAGATAAATAATGATTTCGCGACTCTGTTTCGGGAGGGACAACGGTTACTGCAGGAAGGATGCGGTGACGTGATGAACCGACACCGGGAGGAGGCGTTTCAACGTTTCGAGGCCTTGGGAGGAATCCCCTATAAAACGGAGGACTATCTTTACGCGGATACCTTACCGGTGTTTGACCGGGATTATAGGGTGGTACTGAAATATATCAAGCAAGAGGTTGAAGTGGGTGAGATTTTCAAGTGTCACGTGCCGAATTTGGACACCAATTTGATTTTGACGATCAACGGTTGGTTCGTGCAGGAGAATGTTGTACCGGAAATTCCCGAAGGTGTGGTGATTTGCAGTATGGCAGAGGCCAGCGTGAAGTATAAAGAGTTATTTGAAAGACATTATAATCAGTACACGAAACCGGCAGATGCGGATGGATTAGTGGCACTGAACACGGCATTTGCCCAAGACGGGGTATTCGTGTATGTTCCGGATCGGGTGGTGATGGAGCGTCCGTTGCAGATTGTGAACCTGATGCGGGCGAATGCGGACTTGATGTCGTTCCAGAGGAACATGGTTATCTTGGGACGTGATGCTAAGGCGACTATTTTGGTTTGCGACCACACGCTTTCCGATGATAGCTTTTTATCGAATAATACCACGGAAGTGGTTGTCGGGGAGAATGCGGCTTTTGAATACTACCATGTTCAGAATCAACATATCGAGGCTTCCCAGATAAACAGCGTGTTCGTTTCCCAGAAACGCAATTCCCGGTATGATGCAAACGTGATTACCCTGTATGGCGGGTTCATTCGTAACAATCTTTTTGCCGCTTTGACGGAAGAAGGATGCGAGAGTAATCTTTACGGGATGTATTTGTCGGATAAAAAACAACAGGTGGACAACTTCACCTTTATCGACCATATTGCACCTCATTGTACAAGTAATCAACATTTCAAAGGCGTGTTGGACGATGCGGCACTGGCTAATTTTGCCGGACGGATCGTCGTGCGTCCCGATGCTCAAAAAACGGAGGCCTATCAAGCAAACAATAATCTATTATTGACGGATACGGCTCAAGTGAACACGAAACCCCAGCTGGTGATTGATGCCGACGACGTGAAGTGTAGTCACGGGGCTACGGTCGGACAGATCGACGAGGAGGCAATGTTCTATCTTCGTTCCCGCGGGATCGGGGAGGCAGAGGCTCGAATGATGATGATGTTCGGTTTTGCGCATGAGATTGTCGGACGGGTGAAACTTGAGCCGCTCCGGGAAGAGATTGATAGTTTGGTGGATAAACGATTAAGAGGAGAATTAACCAAGTGTCACAATTGCGTGATGCATTGTAAGAAATAA